A single genomic interval of Candidatus Jordarchaeales archaeon harbors:
- a CDS encoding M20/M25/M40 family metallo-hydrolase, whose translation MRTDESYEKLMLDYVKSICEEFGPRESCSQAEVEALKKTGEILEKYCDSVELEEYECHPKGFLGYFRWFIWFYAVALLLYWTDWAWFFGVNPASLWPLSIIGAAIIAFAFIVLFLQLMYLAEFVDPVFPKKRSLNVIGKLKPKGSAERLVILGAHVDSAYEFTLSSKVGRFSYVILAIAFMALTNLMVASALKFARILLMGHLTFWPITIPTLNFALYYFLSLLKVMLGRLDTQLFLWLIGAVFVFLASYFFVNTRRIVIGANDDLAGVATIIGAAKYLSQNRPERTEVWIVAFGNEESMRGSKRFVEKHYKELAERRAYTVNVEMVGCGSPLVASTAEPMYLTKHSPEVYTLLAEAGKAAGIPVKVGAIPFGGTDSANFSRRGLLASALLRIGKEAESLWHTPKDTPENVDAGKMREALEVLLEFVNLVDKKK comes from the coding sequence TTGAGGACGGATGAGAGTTACGAGAAGCTGATGCTGGACTACGTTAAAAGCATCTGCGAAGAGTTTGGTCCACGTGAATCCTGCTCCCAAGCCGAGGTCGAGGCTCTAAAAAAGACAGGCGAAATCTTAGAGAAGTACTGCGACTCTGTAGAACTCGAGGAATACGAGTGCCATCCTAAAGGTTTCCTGGGCTACTTTAGGTGGTTTATATGGTTCTACGCCGTCGCCTTACTCCTCTACTGGACCGACTGGGCGTGGTTTTTCGGCGTGAACCCTGCATCCCTCTGGCCCCTGTCTATAATAGGAGCTGCAATAATAGCGTTCGCGTTCATCGTTCTTTTCCTCCAGTTAATGTACTTGGCTGAGTTCGTAGACCCCGTCTTCCCCAAGAAGCGTTCTCTGAACGTCATTGGCAAGTTGAAACCCAAAGGTAGCGCCGAGCGCCTCGTGATACTGGGCGCTCACGTCGACTCAGCATACGAATTCACACTTTCAAGCAAGGTCGGACGCTTCTCATATGTCATATTGGCTATAGCATTTATGGCATTAACAAACCTCATGGTGGCATCAGCGCTGAAATTCGCACGCATCCTATTAATGGGTCACCTGACGTTCTGGCCGATTACAATCCCCACGCTAAACTTCGCACTATACTACTTTTTATCCCTGCTCAAAGTAATGCTCGGTAGACTGGACACTCAGCTTTTCCTATGGCTGATCGGAGCCGTTTTCGTTTTCCTAGCCTCCTACTTCTTCGTCAATACTAGAAGAATAGTCATTGGGGCAAACGACGACCTGGCAGGGGTTGCAACGATAATAGGCGCGGCAAAATACCTATCCCAAAACAGGCCTGAGAGAACTGAGGTTTGGATTGTCGCCTTCGGGAACGAGGAGAGCATGAGAGGGTCGAAGAGGTTCGTCGAGAAGCACTACAAGGAGCTGGCTGAGAGAAGGGCGTACACGGTGAACGTGGAAATGGTGGGGTGCGGTAGTCCGCTCGTCGCCTCCACAGCCGAACCGATGTACCTCACGAAGCACTCTCCCGAAGTCTACACGCTGCTAGCCGAAGCAGGTAAAGCAGCAGGAATACCAGTCAAAGTAGGTGCCATACCCTTCGGAGGCACAGACTCTGCGAACTTTTCACGTAGAGGGCTTTTAGCAAGCGCCCTCCTCAGGATAGGAAAGGAAGCTGAGTCGCTCTGGCACACACCAAAAGACACGCCCGAAAACGTGGATGCAGGAAAAATGAGAGAAGCGCTAGAGGTCCTGCTCGAGTTCGTAAACTTGGTCGACAAGAAGAAATAA